The segment CAGTCTTATGGTgacttatatatctatatatatatacatatatgcaaatacaactgtatgctcatctgcatgtcttaggcatgtcttaggcatgtctgcaaccccgcctttccccattatcacccagcatacagcacttccactgcagcaagggattctgggaaatgacatgcaaatgagcacacagtgtcactttttgcctcaataaccattttaacatggttccctataggcttaagcttgctgcatggtcacagctttgagcacagccagggttaaggtgcatacccagaaaaccacccacagacagctgtttcgaccttgatgggtctcatcagtgtggggttgattttaactgggtatgcaagagaggctatgggataggctaaaccataatactgagttaagttatggtgagtaaaaaaagtgacaaaaacatatacatatacatatacgatCTCTCTTGAGTGCAGTATCGGGCACTCTTCACTGCTTGATTTTTGCCTCCATGTATAACTTTCCATTTTGCACCACCTCTCATGTCTTTCTGGGGACATGGTGCCTTCACctgtgcggaggcgtgcgcggacgtgacgtcacccgcttgaagcgggtgcgttttttggCCTTGCTGCACGTGCTGTCTAGGGGCGTTCCAgtaacgtcacggagctggttcgccctcattgagcaaaccgctcacgtgacctgtctgtcgcgctgagaaatcagtttatcTGATTTTTCACGCATTGCGCGCCTCCTTCTACTTCCGCATGGACGCGCCCACACGCCACATGAACACTGACTTAAGGTAGTCTGTTCGCTCCGCACGGTTTGCGGTAcgatggccccagcctaaggctgcgtccctgctggcgctgtgcacgctcatgcttgagcggtgacgtcaccaactctctaagcatgagcgccaggtatcctgcctattttgcaagcgtggacAGTGGGGCATTGCGGGCAAGTCGACCACGCTTcagtcagttttttttttttttttttgtctgctcaAGCTTCAAGCTTGGGTGAGCATGCGTGCCCgcgccgcgtgagcggggacttccaCATAAAGACTGCAATAAGTAAAAGTGGCAAACGCCAAGCGCACAGCATGCTCAGGCCAGCTAGGACACAGCCTAATATTGGAATAAGACTTGCTGAGCAGAGGCCATTTTAGCTTCTTGTATATATCGTCCCATATATAATCTATCCTTTAATTCAGTTCCTAGATCCATATGACGGGGACTCAGAAGACACTTCAACCCATTCAGACGGTAGTGCAATATTTGTACAAGATTGCCAAGCGACTCTGACGGAGAATTGGAACCTTCCAGTGTGTGAAACTGATGTCTATATGAGGTCTCTAGCAAATTTAGATACTTCAGTGGAAACCACTACCAGGGAATCCTGGGGCAGCTCTGTCCGAGGGACGGGTCCATCGGACCTTTCCATGGACTCTGGAATTATAACCGAGGCACCCAGCTTCAATTCTGGTCATTTCGTATTGATTGGTGTCGATTCAAGAAATGCACATCACCGTGGAAATTCTGTATTGCCTTTATCTCAATCCAAGAGAACCTCTGAGGATAACAGTGACTTTGCCATGTTTGAAACATCATTAGCCAAGCGTAAATTGGGACTAAAAATGGATGATAGTGGGGAGAAGCTAAGAAGAAAAAAACCACGTGTTACAGAGATCAGGGTATGTTCTGCAAGTAACCAAATGTTTTGCACTTAGGTCATTTTATTAGCTGAATGAAGTGTTTTAACATTTGTCCAAATTATGCTTTAGTTCAATGTTTTAAAGCAACTTAACACCTCCCAATGTTATCTCTGAATATTAGGTTTGTAATTCTGTAAAGCGTTTACATTACTACTTGCATCTACTTCTGGTATAGGCAATTTATTTGCTAAGCTTGAAGCAGTTACATGAGGGCTTGTGATCAGTGTAGGATGCTAAACACCAGGGGAATGTAGGTAGAAAGGCTATGCTGCACTATGCACAAATACTGAATATTCTTAAACCCGTCCAACCTA is part of the Ascaphus truei isolate aAscTru1 chromosome 9, aAscTru1.hap1, whole genome shotgun sequence genome and harbors:
- the LOC142503092 gene encoding uncharacterized protein LOC142503092, producing the protein MSERRQRPRSRGGRRSAGEGAAVVMGSERNPDYVERLARKYMRKCKVESSTESESDINNEGPSSTPTHGTSKKTAALKLQFLDPYDGDSEDTSTHSDGSAIFVQDCQATLTENWNLPVCETDVYMRSLANLDTSVETTTRESWGSSVRGTGPSDLSMDSGIITEAPSFNSGHFVLIGVDSRNAHHRGNSVLPLSQSKRTSEDNSDFAMFETSLAKRKLGLKMDDSGEKLRRKKPRVTEIRQ